A genomic stretch from Candidatus Omnitrophota bacterium includes:
- a CDS encoding ATPase, T2SS/T4P/T4SS family, whose amino-acid sequence MIKSKYLKLGEILISQGLITQDQLDQAMLIQKREGGRIGEVLIKTGIVKEDSMVAALAKQLNMPYITFASGSLKPKDGQGLETLISKDFALRNTVLPLSKDADSLTCAVFDPLDLMLIDNLRKITGCEINTVVASKTDISKAIEEFYGRADLLKEAVQKSYGVMTDFTAEAVGDEESLSMDKIIAKAEEAPVVKLVDLIIRQAIDERASDIHIEPFRDKVSLRYRVDGKLYEIPPPAKQMHLPIISRIKILAKLDIAEKRLPQDGTFMVRLEDRNIDLRISTIPTIYGEKVVLRILDRSRIVLDLNKMGFDQNQLQFMRKAINSPYGLVFLTGPTGSGKSTTLYAVLQEIKAPTKNIMTVEDPVEYRLDGVNQIQVKPEIGLTFASALRSFLRQDPDIMLVGEVRDLETAEICVRSALTGHLVLSTLHTNDAPSAIGRLMDIGIEPYLLTPSLLVVIAQRLIRTLCPGCKEAYEPSEKELGGIKLNSGLIYKAKGCSECGQMGYKGRTLIAEVMPITDAIKELVSQGATFQKIREVARSEGMQTLYESGLRKVEQGITSLEEVLSVTLGI is encoded by the coding sequence ATGATAAAATCAAAATATCTAAAATTAGGGGAAATCCTGATCAGCCAGGGGCTGATCACTCAGGACCAGCTTGATCAGGCAATGCTTATACAAAAACGGGAAGGCGGCCGCATAGGAGAAGTTCTGATCAAGACAGGCATTGTTAAAGAGGATAGTATGGTCGCGGCTTTGGCAAAGCAGTTAAATATGCCATATATCACCTTCGCGTCCGGTTCCCTCAAACCCAAAGACGGCCAGGGCCTTGAAACGCTTATATCCAAGGACTTTGCCTTGAGAAATACTGTTTTGCCTCTTTCAAAGGATGCTGATTCGCTTACCTGCGCGGTTTTTGACCCCCTTGATCTGATGCTTATTGATAACCTGCGCAAGATCACCGGATGCGAAATAAATACGGTAGTTGCCTCAAAGACCGACATATCAAAGGCCATAGAAGAGTTCTACGGCAGGGCAGACCTTTTAAAGGAAGCTGTGCAGAAGTCGTACGGCGTCATGACTGATTTTACCGCCGAGGCAGTTGGCGACGAAGAGTCGCTGAGCATGGATAAGATCATCGCCAAGGCGGAAGAGGCGCCGGTGGTAAAGCTGGTTGACCTGATAATCAGGCAGGCGATAGATGAGCGCGCTTCAGACATACATATAGAGCCGTTCAGGGACAAGGTTTCTTTACGATACAGGGTTGACGGGAAGTTGTATGAGATACCGCCGCCGGCAAAACAGATGCACCTGCCGATCATCTCAAGAATAAAGATACTGGCAAAACTTGATATAGCTGAAAAGCGCCTGCCGCAGGACGGGACGTTTATGGTCAGATTGGAAGACAGGAACATAGACCTGAGGATCTCAACCATACCTACCATATACGGAGAAAAGGTGGTTCTGAGGATACTGGATAGAAGCAGGATCGTGCTTGATCTGAATAAGATGGGTTTTGACCAGAATCAACTGCAGTTTATGCGCAAGGCAATAAATTCGCCTTATGGCCTGGTTTTTTTAACCGGCCCTACCGGAAGCGGAAAGTCAACTACGCTATACGCTGTGCTCCAGGAGATCAAGGCGCCTACCAAGAATATAATGACCGTAGAGGATCCTGTGGAATATAGATTAGACGGCGTAAACCAGATACAGGTAAAGCCGGAAATAGGGCTGACTTTTGCTTCGGCTCTTAGAAGTTTTTTAAGGCAGGACCCCGACATTATGCTGGTAGGCGAGGTCAGGGACCTTGAGACAGCCGAGATCTGCGTGCGCTCCGCGCTCACAGGCCACCTGGTTTTAAGCACGCTGCATACCAACGACGCGCCTTCCGCGATAGGTCGGCTTATGGATATCGGCATAGAGCCGTATCTGCTCACGCCGTCCCTTTTGGTCGTGATAGCCCAGCGGCTTATACGGACATTATGCCCTGGTTGTAAGGAGGCGTATGAGCCGTCGGAAAAGGAATTGGGCGGCATAAAGCTTAACAGCGGATTGATCTATAAGGCAAAGGGCTGTTCCGAATGCGGCCAGATGGGGTATAAAGGCAGGACGTTAATAGCTGAAGTAATGCCTATAACCGACGCGATAAAAGAGCTTGTCTCACAGGGCGCCACTTTTCAGAAGATAAGAGAAGTAGCGAGATCTGAGGGGATGCAGACCCTTTATGAATCCGGTTTGCGTAAGGTGGAACAGGGCATAACCAGCTTGGAAGAGGTATTAAGCGTGACTTTGGGGATATAG
- a CDS encoding type II secretion system F family protein: protein MAQFNYEARDKSGNKVKGRQEASNKDDLVAMLQAKGYVVSSIAEEAQGAPSAGAGLSKIPARSKGRKHSRINSADLVLFARQLATLLNAGVSILKSLEIITRQTESRGLEAVVARVISDMEGGLSLHESLGKHKRVFSELWVNLIETGEASGNLGAVLERLAGYLEQKASLKSKIISAMIYPAILFVTACGAIAIFMLKIIPTFAEIFSGFNMELPALTKMLMDMTELMKKGLFPAAIVAFALLFILRQYINTPVGRRKFDIFMLRVPIVGNVVKIIALERFASTMSTLVQSGVPILYSLEITERSIGNKVLEETLRVVKESVRGGKSLSGPLEASGLFPPMVVQMVAVGEEIGELPQMFKRISDYYAEVIETLITRLTAAFEPIMLIFMAFIIGTMVVAMFLPIFQITKIAG, encoded by the coding sequence ATGGCGCAATTTAATTATGAGGCAAGGGATAAGAGCGGCAATAAGGTAAAGGGCCGGCAAGAGGCGTCTAACAAAGATGACCTTGTGGCAATGCTTCAGGCAAAGGGTTATGTTGTCTCCAGTATAGCGGAAGAGGCGCAAGGCGCTCCGTCTGCCGGCGCGGGGTTATCAAAAATACCCGCCAGATCCAAAGGCCGCAAGCATAGCCGCATTAACAGCGCCGATCTCGTGCTTTTTGCCAGGCAGCTGGCAACACTGCTTAACGCCGGCGTGAGCATATTAAAGAGTTTAGAGATAATCACTAGACAGACCGAAAGCAGAGGGCTTGAGGCGGTAGTGGCGCGCGTAATATCCGATATGGAAGGCGGCTTAAGCCTGCATGAGTCGTTGGGGAAGCACAAAAGGGTCTTTTCCGAGCTTTGGGTAAATCTGATCGAAACAGGCGAGGCAAGCGGGAATTTAGGGGCCGTTCTTGAGCGGCTTGCCGGCTATCTTGAGCAAAAGGCGTCCTTGAAGTCAAAGATAATCTCCGCGATGATCTATCCGGCGATCCTGTTCGTTACTGCTTGTGGAGCTATCGCCATATTTATGCTGAAGATCATACCCACGTTCGCCGAGATATTTTCCGGTTTTAATATGGAGTTGCCCGCCTTGACTAAGATGTTGATGGATATGACCGAACTTATGAAAAAGGGGCTATTCCCCGCTGCGATCGTTGCCTTCGCGCTTCTCTTTATTCTCAGGCAGTATATAAACACTCCGGTTGGCAGAAGAAAGTTTGATATATTCATGCTCAGGGTCCCCATTGTGGGCAATGTGGTAAAGATAATCGCGCTTGAGAGATTTGCCTCTACCATGTCAACGCTGGTGCAAAGCGGCGTGCCCATATTATACTCTTTGGAAATTACCGAAAGGAGTATCGGCAACAAGGTCCTTGAAGAGACGCTGAGGGTGGTAAAAGAGAGCGTCAGGGGCGGTAAAAGCTTGAGCGGCCCGCTTGAGGCAAGCGGCCTGTTTCCTCCGATGGTTGTGCAAATGGTGGCGGTAGGCGAGGAGATCGGCGAACTGCCACAGATGTTCAAAAGGATATCCGATTACTACGCCGAGGTCATAGAAACGCTGATAACCCGGCTCACCGCGGCATTTGAGCCGATCATGCTGATATTTATGGCTTTTATCATCGGGACCATGGTAGTGGCGATGTTTTTGCCCATATTCCAGATAACCAAGATCGCGGGGTAG
- a CDS encoding type II secretion system protein, with product MAKVKKEIKMKRTKGFTLLELMIVVIIVGILATLGVSQYARATERARGAEARQVLSTVRSLAVAYSMDHEAYTGFDNTIAGIGTGVDQIPSACRPSHYFYYNVLGASATSVQMRAIRCTGGQGKPPSGATAGYLQLWINTDGTSEWTSNAGY from the coding sequence ATGGCTAAAGTAAAAAAGGAGATTAAAATGAAAAGGACGAAAGGTTTTACCTTGCTTGAGTTAATGATAGTGGTCATTATCGTAGGCATATTGGCTACTTTGGGGGTTTCACAATACGCCAGGGCCACAGAGAGAGCCCGTGGAGCCGAGGCAAGACAGGTATTAAGTACGGTGAGATCACTGGCAGTGGCGTATAGTATGGATCATGAAGCTTATACTGGTTTTGATAACACAATAGCTGGTATAGGGACGGGGGTTGATCAGATACCCTCTGCCTGCAGGCCAAGCCACTATTTTTATTACAACGTATTAGGGGCCAGCGCTACGTCCGTACAAATGAGGGCTATTAGATGTACAGGTGGCCAAGGGAAACCGCCTTCAGGGGCAACGGCAGGGTATCTTCAGCTGTGGATCAATACCGACGGAACTTCTGAATGGACAAGTAATGCGGGTTACTAA
- a CDS encoding prepilin-type N-terminal cleavage/methylation domain-containing protein, which yields MRVTNPEKSGFIKAFTLLEIMIVVVIIGILATLGVNYRPIVESALNREAVVNLKLIAAGERVYRLERGEYYGSTQTSFLNTNLRLYLPMGPNVKWSYAVEITGPGAAFTAKATRVNAGADGRVWELTSANVDNGEEPSCTGGNFCG from the coding sequence ATGCGGGTTACTAATCCCGAAAAGAGCGGTTTCATTAAGGCATTCACGCTTTTAGAGATAATGATCGTGGTGGTTATAATAGGGATTTTGGCCACCCTGGGCGTGAATTACAGGCCCATAGTTGAGAGTGCGTTAAACAGGGAGGCAGTCGTCAATCTGAAGCTGATTGCCGCCGGGGAGAGGGTGTATCGGCTCGAGCGGGGCGAATACTATGGTTCTACGCAGACCAGCTTTCTCAATACGAACTTGAGGCTTTATCTGCCTATGGGGCCGAATGTCAAGTGGAGTTATGCCGTAGAAATAACCGGGCCCGGCGCAGCATTTACAGCCAAAGCAACAAGGGTAAACGCTGGTGCTGATGGCCGCGTCTGGGAGTTGACAAGTGCAAATGTAGATAATGGTGAGGAGCCGTCCTGCACAGGTGGTAATTTTTGTGGTTAA
- a CDS encoding prepilin-type N-terminal cleavage/methylation domain-containing protein, which translates to MVKRNAGFTLLEILVATVIFAMVVAGLSATFVSVKRQLLHTKSNIQAVEKMGGELNLLNAQVRQDTWDEGGNTLRVAAYPAVSVPAIDDNNIGYTYNYEVDEPAGLNGLRRAVMEITWDEPTS; encoded by the coding sequence GTGGTTAAGAGAAACGCGGGGTTTACTTTGCTGGAAATCCTTGTTGCCACGGTGATCTTTGCCATGGTAGTTGCCGGTTTAAGCGCTACCTTTGTCTCGGTAAAACGCCAGTTGCTGCATACCAAATCCAACATCCAGGCAGTTGAGAAAATGGGCGGTGAGCTGAATCTGCTTAATGCGCAAGTCAGGCAGGATACGTGGGATGAGGGCGGCAATACTCTCAGGGTTGCCGCATATCCTGCCGTTTCTGTTCCCGCGATAGACGATAATAATATTGGTTACACATATAATTATGAAGTTGATGAGCCGGCCGGACTTAACGGGTTAAGAAGGGCCGTTATGGAAATAACCTGGGATGAACCGACGTCGTAG
- a CDS encoding type II secretion system protein, with translation MNRRRRAVTLIELLVAIVMFGMISIGFASIELFARYQAVSSDRRSQILNEASIAVEAIARRVRHSEGWVEEPPFIVHANNMGVDIRENDNDPVTIGQTMCRFTLVGDELYYQETLTANRRLIARKIIEFALEAVDPGSSVPLRPYALRIHVKTVYNPNAAISYPDNPDAAIDTVVVCPSASMG, from the coding sequence ATGAACCGACGTCGTAGGGCAGTTACGCTGATAGAGCTTCTTGTGGCAATTGTTATGTTCGGCATGATCAGTATCGGCTTTGCCAGTATTGAGCTGTTCGCGCGGTATCAGGCGGTCTCGTCGGACAGAAGGAGCCAGATATTGAATGAGGCCTCCATCGCGGTTGAGGCGATAGCCCGAAGGGTGCGCCATTCAGAGGGATGGGTTGAGGAACCGCCGTTTATTGTGCATGCCAACAACATGGGTGTGGATATTAGAGAAAACGATAATGATCCTGTTACCATAGGCCAGACAATGTGCAGGTTTACACTTGTCGGCGATGAACTTTATTATCAGGAGACGCTGACCGCCAATAGAAGATTAATAGCAAGAAAGATCATAGAGTTTGCCCTTGAGGCAGTAGATCCAGGCAGTTCTGTCCCCTTAAGACCTTACGCGCTTCGTATCCACGTAAAGACGGTGTATAATCCTAATGCCGCGATAAGTTATCCCGATAATCCCGACGCGGCAATTGATACGGTGGTGGTATGCCCTTCCGCGTCGATGGGGTAG
- the amrA gene encoding AmmeMemoRadiSam system protein A produces MLNEEQKEKLLQIARGSISGHFKGSKNDGISVNDPKLNEKMGAFVTLRIGGELRGCIGRMVGDQPLARTVADMAIEAAFSDPRFAPLTREELKAVKIEISVLSPMRKVSSADEIELGRHGVMVRKGFRTGVFLPQVAEETGWSKEEFLSNLCSHKAGLSPIAWKDGSAELHVFSAEVFEEE; encoded by the coding sequence ATGCTCAATGAGGAGCAAAAAGAAAAATTACTGCAAATCGCCAGGGGTTCGATCAGCGGTCATTTCAAAGGAAGCAAGAATGACGGGATATCCGTGAACGACCCAAAGTTAAATGAAAAAATGGGCGCGTTTGTCACCTTGCGGATAGGCGGCGAGCTCCGCGGCTGTATCGGCAGGATGGTAGGCGATCAGCCCCTCGCGCGGACGGTGGCTGATATGGCGATTGAGGCGGCGTTTTCCGACCCGCGGTTCGCGCCTTTAACGCGGGAAGAGCTTAAAGCAGTGAAGATCGAGATATCTGTGCTGTCGCCGATGCGTAAAGTTAGCTCTGCCGATGAAATAGAACTGGGCAGGCACGGCGTTATGGTCAGGAAGGGGTTCAGGACAGGGGTATTCCTGCCGCAGGTAGCCGAAGAGACAGGATGGTCAAAAGAAGAGTTTCTCTCAAACCTTTGTTCCCATAAAGCAGGGCTTTCTCCTATTGCCTGGAAAGACGGCTCTGCCGAGCTCCATGTCTTCAGCGCGGAGGTATTTGAGGAAGAATGA
- a CDS encoding RsmE family RNA methyltransferase: MRRFFCPPGNISKDKIIINDLKELRHILKVMRAEKGDKIIVFDGQGREYLAKISDINKDMMIADNLKEEKSAAEAVHITLACALPKKQKFEFIIEKATELGVDRIIPLMTQRTEVKIGGSRLQDKLKRWQTVAVNAAKQCHRSVLPEITEVRQMREIFSVGKFNLIVIPVLFGGRNKLRDVLTPRFKGSVLVIIGPEGDFTPDEAHFAIANGAKPVTLGETVLKVDTAAIVSLAMVRCLTL, from the coding sequence ATGAGACGGTTTTTCTGCCCGCCAGGGAACATATCCAAAGACAAGATAATCATAAACGATCTCAAAGAGCTGCGCCATATCCTTAAGGTGATGCGCGCGGAAAAAGGCGACAAGATCATTGTTTTTGACGGCCAGGGCAGGGAATACCTTGCTAAGATATCTGATATTAACAAAGATATGATGATCGCGGATAATTTAAAAGAAGAGAAAAGTGCGGCTGAGGCGGTTCATATTACGCTTGCCTGCGCTCTGCCCAAGAAGCAGAAGTTTGAGTTTATTATTGAGAAGGCGACCGAATTGGGGGTTGACAGGATCATTCCGTTGATGACGCAGAGGACAGAAGTGAAGATAGGGGGCAGCCGGCTTCAGGATAAATTAAAGAGATGGCAGACAGTCGCCGTTAACGCGGCCAAACAATGCCATAGGAGCGTTTTGCCCGAGATAACTGAAGTCAGGCAGATGCGCGAGATCTTTTCCGTCGGAAAGTTTAACCTTATTGTCATACCAGTGCTTTTTGGCGGAAGAAATAAACTCAGAGATGTTTTAACCCCGCGTTTTAAAGGCAGCGTGCTTGTCATAATAGGCCCTGAAGGCGATTTTACGCCTGATGAGGCGCATTTTGCGATCGCCAACGGCGCCAAGCCGGTCACGCTGGGGGAAACCGTGCTGAAGGTGGATACGGCGGCGATAGTCAGTTTGGCAATGGTAAGGTGTTTGACTTTATGA
- a CDS encoding MiaB/RimO family radical SAM methylthiotransferase, whose amino-acid sequence MKTIKFHTLGCKVNQYDTQSIRERFAGKGFLVSDNGKQPDIFVINTCTVTHAADRKSKWAIRQAVKNNPSALILVTGCLVKNDWRSVAAIEGVDCVIDKGFFPSGISDFSGRARAFIKAQDGCDNKCSFCKVRLARGRSVSRPKEEVIKEARGLAAAGFKEIVLTGICLGAYGRDRGIKAGLVQLIDELEKIRGLRRIRLSSIEAGDVTDGLIDRIAGSKILCPHLHIPFQSGDDHILKRMNKTLIRDDHIRTVRGLKEKIADFALSMDIMVGFPGEEEANFKNTVDFIKETEPLKVHIFPYSKREGTEAAGFKGEVPPHILRQRLDHLDNLCKEVSLDFRKRFIGRRLEVLIESKPAGEPSMYEGHTANYIKVRMKSGRSLLNKAVTAELAEIYDNFAAGLTV is encoded by the coding sequence ATGAAAACCATTAAATTCCATACATTGGGCTGCAAGGTCAACCAGTATGATACGCAGAGCATCAGGGAGCGTTTCGCGGGCAAGGGTTTTCTTGTTTCGGATAACGGAAAGCAGCCGGATATCTTTGTGATCAACACCTGCACAGTTACCCACGCGGCTGACAGGAAATCAAAATGGGCGATAAGGCAGGCAGTAAAGAATAATCCGTCGGCGCTTATTTTAGTGACGGGCTGCCTGGTAAAGAATGACTGGCGCAGCGTAGCCGCGATAGAGGGCGTGGATTGCGTCATAGACAAAGGGTTCTTTCCGTCGGGGATAAGCGATTTCTCCGGCAGGGCAAGGGCGTTTATTAAGGCGCAGGACGGCTGCGACAATAAATGCAGCTTCTGCAAGGTCCGGCTGGCAAGGGGGCGTTCGGTAAGCAGGCCAAAGGAAGAGGTCATTAAAGAGGCAAGGGGACTTGCCGCGGCGGGTTTCAAAGAGATCGTGCTTACCGGCATATGCCTGGGCGCTTACGGCAGGGACAGAGGGATCAAGGCCGGCCTGGTCCAGTTAATAGATGAGCTTGAGAAAATCCGAGGGCTGCGCAGGATACGCTTAAGCTCTATTGAGGCAGGCGATGTGACGGACGGCCTGATCGATAGAATAGCCGGTTCAAAGATCCTGTGCCCTCATTTACATATACCTTTTCAAAGCGGCGATGATCATATCTTGAAAAGAATGAACAAGACGCTTATCCGCGATGATCACATCAGGACGGTACGCGGATTGAAAGAAAAAATAGCGGACTTTGCCTTAAGCATGGATATCATGGTTGGTTTTCCGGGAGAGGAAGAAGCCAATTTCAAAAATACCGTGGATTTCATAAAAGAGACAGAGCCGCTTAAGGTGCATATATTTCCCTACAGCAAGAGGGAAGGGACTGAGGCGGCCGGTTTCAAGGGCGAGGTGCCGCCTCACATATTGAGGCAGCGCCTTGATCATTTGGATAATTTATGCAAAGAGGTCTCACTGGATTTCAGGAAGAGATTTATCGGCAGGAGGCTGGAGGTGTTAATTGAGTCTAAGCCGGCCGGCGAGCCGTCAATGTATGAAGGCCACACTGCCAATTATATAAAGGTAAGAATGAAGTCCGGCCGTTCTTTACTCAATAAAGCCGTTACCGCAGAATTGGCAGAGATTTATGATAATTTTGCCGCAGGGTTGACAGTTTAG
- a CDS encoding CvpA family protein yields MKVALSNLNWVDIFCLILLIRILYVAVKQGIVIEIFKLLGSFSSVFFASHYYSALSTAIPSGIKCPRVVADMLSFIALIIAGYLLIFLLRIAFFRFFKIEAAQTIDKWAALLIGAIRGTLVISITLLFFLLTSAQYLSASIKSSFLAVKAVNIAPRAYAGMWENIMSKFIINDEINSGIFEVAQRGSE; encoded by the coding sequence ATGAAGGTCGCGCTGTCTAATTTAAACTGGGTTGATATCTTTTGCCTAATCCTTTTAATAAGAATACTTTACGTTGCTGTAAAACAAGGTATAGTTATTGAGATATTTAAACTTCTAGGGTCTTTTTCATCCGTATTCTTTGCCTCTCATTATTACAGCGCGCTTTCAACAGCAATACCTTCCGGTATTAAGTGCCCGCGGGTAGTTGCCGATATGCTTTCTTTTATAGCGCTCATTATAGCCGGTTACCTTCTGATATTTCTTTTAAGGATCGCCTTCTTCCGTTTTTTTAAAATAGAGGCCGCTCAGACGATCGATAAGTGGGCGGCATTGTTGATCGGCGCCATAAGGGGTACCCTTGTTATAAGTATTACGCTTTTATTCTTTCTGTTGACGTCCGCGCAATATCTATCTGCCAGTATCAAGAGTTCGTTCCTGGCGGTAAAAGCGGTCAATATCGCGCCGCGGGCTTACGCGGGGATGTGGGAGAATATTATGTCAAAATTTATCATTAATGATGAGATCAACAGCGGCATATTTGAGGTCGCGCAAAGGGGGAGCGAATGA
- a CDS encoding Nif3-like dinuclear metal center hexameric protein, which yields MKLGRLYEMAVECGIEADPRGEKSVKEELAKRKADYDSLSAEEKKEFDIESLKNPYSDTRILNGDPGTEVKTLLAGIDMETPELLLCRALSEKERIDLVISHHPEGKALSALYGVMHIQSDILANLGVPVSVAESLLGERIKEVERRLMPVNHTRCVDAARLLGIPFMCMHTVADNHVASYLQGLLDKNKPRYLGDVLKVLKEIPEYKEAIKEGVGFPKIILGGPEKRAGKIFVDMTGGTEGSKSIFKNISEAGIDTLICMHLSEEHFKKAREARVNVIIAGHITSDTLGLNLLFDKMEKKEKLKVIPCSGFRRIPRK from the coding sequence ATGAAATTAGGGCGGCTTTATGAAATGGCGGTAGAATGCGGCATAGAGGCGGATCCACGCGGGGAAAAGAGCGTCAAGGAGGAGCTCGCGAAGAGAAAGGCCGACTATGATTCGCTTTCCGCCGAAGAAAAGAAAGAATTTGACATAGAATCATTGAAGAACCCCTATTCTGATACGCGAATACTTAACGGCGATCCCGGCACCGAAGTAAAGACATTGTTGGCGGGTATTGACATGGAAACCCCTGAATTGCTCCTCTGCCGGGCATTGTCTGAAAAAGAGCGAATAGACCTGGTAATATCGCATCATCCCGAAGGCAAGGCATTGTCCGCCCTTTACGGGGTCATGCATATACAGTCGGATATACTGGCTAATTTAGGCGTGCCGGTAAGCGTGGCTGAGTCTCTTCTGGGCGAAAGGATTAAAGAGGTAGAGAGGAGGCTTATGCCGGTCAACCATACCAGATGCGTGGACGCGGCGCGGCTGCTTGGTATTCCTTTTATGTGTATGCATACAGTGGCGGATAATCATGTTGCCAGTTATCTTCAGGGCCTGTTGGACAAAAATAAACCCCGGTATCTGGGAGATGTATTAAAGGTGCTAAAGGAGATACCCGAATACAAAGAAGCGATAAAGGAAGGCGTTGGTTTCCCCAAGATAATCCTGGGAGGCCCGGAGAAAAGAGCGGGAAAGATATTCGTGGATATGACAGGCGGCACAGAGGGCTCAAAGTCCATATTCAAGAACATTTCTGAGGCAGGGATAGATACCTTGATCTGCATGCACCTGAGCGAAGAGCACTTTAAGAAAGCCAGAGAAGCGCGCGTTAACGTTATAATAGCGGGCCACATCACTTCCGATACGCTGGGCTTAAATCTTTTATTTGATAAGATGGAAAAGAAAGAGAAGCTTAAGGTTATCCCCTGTTCAGGTTTCAGGCGCATACCACGCAAGTAA